A genomic window from Ananas comosus cultivar F153 linkage group 22, ASM154086v1, whole genome shotgun sequence includes:
- the LOC109726912 gene encoding protein FAM133 encodes MDLETENRLAALLMEEARRLRLQAEQEGVHVYLRQPNVRARPNSRFLTATVLGVQQANRAVEVGEMWRAREKELELEGKLKDSHKDRSISRGEKRRSDSLHRSSSSRVGQKRRNSASSCSSSKLDPGNGYSDEDAGLRDEDIEAFLQSRAKRGRGAIGSRMDETGPYVASLSNHNNDLSPPPEVRVKEEWERRVLGPEKPAFVKSESTEEPSDMSDMADDASHPKRHKSKDERKKAKSSEKTKRKEKKSKHRHHHRHHRRHHHRSRSRE; translated from the exons ATGGATTTAGAGACAGAGAATCGTCTTGCTGCCTTATTGATGGAAGAGGCAAGGAGATTGCGCCTACAAGCTGAACAAGAAGGTGTTCATGTTTATCTACGCCAGCCTAATGTTAGGGCACGCCCAAATTCACGCTTTCTCACCGCCACGGTACTCGGAGTGCAGCAAG CAAATCGAGCTGTTGAGGTTGGCGAAATGTGGCGTGCCAGAGAGAAGGAGCTGGAATTGGAAGGGAAGCTTAAAGACAGTCATAAAGATAGAAGCATATCCAGGGGCGAGAAGCGCCGTAGTGATTCATTGCACCGAAGTTCGAGTTCGAGGGTtggacaaaaaagaagaaattctgCCTCCTCTTGCTCATCAAGCAAATTGGATCCTGGGAATGGCTACTCAGATGAGGATGCTGGTTTAAGGGATGAAGATATTGAAGCTTTTCTTCAGTCAAG GGCTAAGCGAGGAAGAGGGGCGATAGGTTCAAGAATGGACGAAACTGGTCCATACGTTGCCTCATTATCAAACCATAACAATGATCTCTCACCGCCTCCTGAAGTGCGGGTGAAAGAAGAGTGGGAGCGTCGGGTCTTAGGTCCAGAAAAGCCAGCTTTCGTAAAATCCGAGTCTACCGAAGAGCCGTCCGATATGTCAGATATGGCGGATGATGCGTCTCATCCAAAGAGGCACAAATCCAAAGATGAGAGGAAGAAGGCGAAAAGTTCCGAAAAAacgaagaggaaagagaagaaaTCCAAGCATCGTCATCACCATCGCCATCATCGACGTCACCATCACAGAAGTCGAAGCAGAGAGTGA
- the LOC109727106 gene encoding LOW QUALITY PROTEIN: atherin (The sequence of the model RefSeq protein was modified relative to this genomic sequence to represent the inferred CDS: inserted 2 bases in 1 codon), producing the protein MRRRSPPPLSLPTRTPSSPTPPAPPSGAFAWGVRSGTRPLXLLLELASGESPFSPPLPHPHPPAPVRTVRVVAVRIRNPGGAILVETRQLLSDGSVRERRRPLSEKMRPGESPEEAAARAVREELGEGAVVRVAEGQCETRVEERESLSYPGLRARYVLHTVEAVAVDGLPKEGEFETEETGEGVEESENAVAVRRHYWKWVDDDQLCG; encoded by the exons ATGCGGCGGCGGAGCCCTCCGCCGCTCTCTCTTCCAACCCGGACTCCCTCATCGCCTACCCCGCCCGCGCCTCCCTCCGGCGCCTTCGCTTGGGGCGTTCGTTCCGGCACCAGACCTCT ACTCTTGCTCGAGCTCGCGTCAGGCGAGTCTCCCTTCTCTCCCCCcctcccccacccccaccccccggCCCCCGTTCGCACCGTCCGCGTCGTCGCCGTCAGGATCCGGAACCCGGGCGGCGCGATCCTCGTCGAGACGCGCCAGCTCCTCTCCGACGGCTCCGTCCGCGAGCGGCGTCGCCCGCTCTCGGAGAAGATGAGACCCGGGGAGTcgccggaggaggcggcggcgcgcgcCGTGAGGGAGGAGCTGGGGGAGGGGGCGGTGGTGCGGGTGGCGGAGGGGCAGTGCGAGACGAGGGTGGAGGAGAGGGAGTCATTGTCGTACCCAGGGCTGAGGGCGCGGTACGTGCTCCACACGGTGGAGGCGGTCGCCGTGGATGGTTTGCCGAAAGAGGGGGAATTCGAGACCGAGGAGACAGGGGAAGGGGTCGAGGAATCGGAGAATGCGGTCGCAGTTCGGCGGCATTACTGGAAGTGGGTTGACGACGATCAACTTTGTGGTTGA
- the LOC109726931 gene encoding lipid transfer-like protein VAS (The sequence of the model RefSeq protein was modified relative to this genomic sequence to represent the inferred CDS: added 38 bases not found in genome assembly), translating into MAIIGGGGGAAAAAVVAMAAVMVMAVAVVVVEGQGSGAVPECASKLVGCAQYLNGTGTPPATCCGPLKEAATNETACLCAVLNDKAVLRAFNVDPAQGLLLAKRCGVSTDSATCSKAAGAPTSSSGTASPASQNNGAVQSRSWTGAFSLTSLLFAGWAVMV; encoded by the exons ATGGCGatcatcggcggcggcggaggagcggcggcggcggcggtggtggctaTGGCGGCGGTGATGGtgatggcggtggcggtggtggtggtggaggggcAGGGATCGGGGGCGGTGCCGGAGTGCGCGTCGAAGCTGGTGGGGTGCGCGCAGTACCTGAACGGGACGGGGACGCCGCCGGCGACGTGCTGCGGGCCGCTGAAGGAGGCGGCGACGAACGAGACGGCGTGCCTGTGCGCCGTGCTGAACGACAAGGCCGTGCTCCGCGCCTTCAACGTCGACCCCGCGCAGGGCCTCCTCCTCGCCAAGCGCTGCGG GGGCTCCTACTTCGTCAAGTGGTACAG CTTCTCCAGCAAGCCAAAACAACGGCGCGGTGCAAAGTAGGAGTTGGACAGGCGCGTTTAGCTTGACTAGCTTGCTCTTTGCGGGGTGGGCCGTCATGGTTTAG
- the LOC109727668 gene encoding F-box only protein 11, giving the protein MGDSYTVQLSTELINQLAGDGPKPKRKVKKPKPKTRNEREPPQIKKNQIPTAQPNSSTGSIWSPRQPPPPPPMYLPITPPPHPPPSSIPEVEAIRAVCRESEKVVEKLERKESDMLQELNQRAKELRDKEFKLPYQNPMLCTAEREDCLRCYKENPNEPLKCSHAVKKFADCARQARQNRNVAAS; this is encoded by the coding sequence ATGGGGGATTCCTACACTGTCCAGTTAAGCACGGAGTTGATCAACCAACTAGCAGGCGATGGGCCTAAGCCAAAAAGGAAAGTCAAGAAACCCAAGCCGAAGACCAGGAATGAACGTGAGCCGCCCCAAATTAAGAAAAACCAAATCCCAACTGCACAGCCGAACAGCTCCACAGGGAGCATTTGGTCACCACGgcagcctcctcctcctcctcccatgtACTTACCAATAACCCCTCCTCCTCACCCGCCCCCATCTTCAATACCAGAGGTGGAAGCTATCCGCGCAGTgtgtagagagagtgagaaggtCGTCGAGAAGctggagaggaaggagagcgACATGCTTCAAGAGCTCAATCAAAGGGCGAAGGAGCTTCGAGATAAGGAGTTCAAGCTGCCCTATCAGAATCCCATGCTGTGTACAGCCGAGAGAGAGGATTGCCTCCGCTGCTACAAGGAGAACCCAAATGAGCCGCTCAAGTGTTCACATGCGGTGAAAAAATTCGCTGATTGTGCCCGCCAGGCAAGACAGAACAGGAATGTGGCGGCAAGTTAA